In one Spirosoma rigui genomic region, the following are encoded:
- a CDS encoding mechanosensitive ion channel family protein, whose protein sequence is MTTLDELLNIDLIHFKAFTLTLGDIFSALFILLLAWGFLYLLKHYVLRVFYKRRNVPIGQQFAINQLLKYITYPLTILLVMQSLGIELSVFLAGAAALMVGVGLGLQQTFKDLFSGIILLIEGTVKVDDVLEIDSSTVVVREIGLRTSIVETRDEIVKILPNSKLVEDTVVNWSHNNRPTRFQVELGVAFGSDLTRVKSLLLQAAGEHPAILPSPEPTVQFREFGNSALGFRLLFYSYDFLRIDVVKSDLRFRIDDLFRLHSITIPFPQQEIWFRNDLPGKAEKVGV, encoded by the coding sequence ATGACGACCCTCGATGAGTTACTGAACATTGATCTGATTCATTTTAAAGCCTTTACCCTGACGCTGGGCGATATTTTCTCGGCCCTGTTTATCCTGCTCCTGGCCTGGGGATTCCTGTATCTGCTGAAACACTACGTGCTACGGGTGTTTTACAAACGCCGTAATGTTCCCATAGGCCAGCAGTTTGCCATCAACCAGTTGCTCAAGTACATTACCTATCCGCTCACGATCCTGCTCGTGATGCAGTCCCTGGGTATCGAACTGTCCGTTTTTCTGGCCGGGGCTGCGGCCCTGATGGTGGGTGTCGGGCTGGGTCTGCAACAGACGTTCAAAGACCTGTTCTCCGGCATTATCCTGCTCATTGAAGGAACGGTTAAGGTCGATGATGTACTCGAAATCGACAGCTCGACGGTGGTGGTCCGGGAAATTGGCCTGCGAACCTCCATCGTCGAAACCCGCGACGAAATTGTCAAAATCCTGCCCAACTCGAAGCTGGTAGAGGATACGGTCGTCAACTGGTCGCACAATAACCGGCCCACCCGGTTTCAGGTCGAACTGGGGGTGGCGTTCGGGAGTGACCTGACGCGGGTAAAATCGCTCCTGTTGCAGGCCGCCGGTGAACATCCGGCAATCCTGCCGTCGCCGGAGCCGACGGTGCAGTTCCGGGAGTTCGGAAATTCCGCGCTGGGTTTCCGGCTGCTTTTCTACAGTTATGACTTTTTGCGGATCGACGTGGTGAAAAGCGATCTGCGCTTTCGCATCGATGACCTCTTCCGGCTGCACAGCATCACCATACCGTTCCCGCAGCAGGAAATCTGGTTCCGGAATGACCTGCCGGGAAAAGCTGAGAAAGTAGGAGTGTAG
- a CDS encoding Gfo/Idh/MocA family protein: protein MSRKGFLQTAGQVMAAGVAGGLAISCQTGGQTPAYPVPTNRTFTTTGGQQLHSSPPYSPPAKVPAGVDAPIELEAWKSDADRKSAPVPTPLPADQRVGYALVGLGHLTLEEILPAFGNCKKSKPVALVSGSPEKLQKVARQYGIKPESCYSYETYDKLKDNPEVQVIYIVLPNSMHAEFTIRGAQAGKHILCEKPMANSQAECQAMIDACKKANRKLMVAYRIHYEPNNRYVRDQIRKNEYGKPKFVDAYNAQSSANPAHWRHIKALAGGGALPDIGLYCLNTTRFILGEEPSEVFAYTHSDPDNPLFNEVEEVCSWQMKFPSGVIANCATHYNVHDSRQYRVMTERGWYELANAYAYSGQKLTTSRADGTIVRQETVSILPKNQFATEMDYFSECILDDKAPYSTGEEGLQDQRIMEAIYQSAREGKPVKLATIEKTDAFRGPEPQLQ from the coding sequence ATGAGCCGCAAAGGCTTTCTGCAAACTGCCGGTCAGGTCATGGCCGCTGGGGTGGCGGGGGGCCTGGCCATTTCATGCCAGACGGGTGGACAAACACCCGCTTACCCGGTACCCACCAACCGTACGTTCACCACTACCGGCGGGCAACAGCTGCACTCCTCCCCCCCCTACTCACCCCCGGCAAAGGTACCGGCGGGTGTCGATGCACCCATTGAGCTGGAAGCCTGGAAATCCGATGCCGACCGAAAGTCAGCCCCCGTTCCGACGCCCCTGCCTGCCGACCAGCGGGTGGGTTACGCGCTGGTTGGACTGGGACACCTGACGCTGGAGGAAATCCTGCCCGCTTTTGGCAACTGCAAAAAATCCAAACCGGTAGCTCTGGTGAGTGGCAGCCCGGAAAAGCTGCAGAAAGTGGCCCGTCAGTACGGGATCAAACCCGAAAGTTGCTACAGCTACGAAACCTACGACAAACTGAAGGATAACCCGGAGGTGCAGGTCATCTACATCGTGCTGCCCAACTCCATGCACGCAGAGTTTACCATCCGGGGGGCGCAGGCCGGTAAGCACATCCTGTGCGAAAAGCCCATGGCCAACTCCCAGGCCGAGTGTCAGGCGATGATCGATGCCTGTAAAAAAGCCAACCGCAAGTTAATGGTGGCCTACCGGATTCACTACGAACCCAACAACCGGTACGTACGCGATCAGATCCGGAAAAACGAGTACGGCAAGCCCAAATTCGTGGATGCCTACAACGCCCAGTCGTCGGCCAACCCGGCCCACTGGCGGCACATCAAAGCGCTGGCGGGCGGGGGTGCACTGCCGGATATTGGCCTGTACTGCCTTAACACGACCCGGTTCATTCTAGGCGAAGAACCCAGCGAAGTGTTTGCCTACACGCATAGCGACCCCGACAATCCGCTGTTCAACGAAGTAGAAGAGGTTTGTTCGTGGCAGATGAAATTCCCCAGCGGGGTCATTGCCAACTGCGCAACCCACTACAATGTCCACGATTCGCGCCAGTACCGGGTCATGACCGAGCGGGGCTGGTATGAACTAGCTAACGCATATGCCTATTCGGGCCAGAAACTGACCACCTCGCGGGCCGATGGCACCATTGTCCGGCAGGAAACCGTCAGTATCCTGCCCAAAAATCAGTTTGCGACGGAGATGGACTATTTCTCCGAGTGTATTCTGGACGATAAAGCGCCATACTCGACCGGGGAGGAAGGGTTACAGGATCAGCGGATTATGGAAGCCATCTACCAATCGGCGCGCGAGGGAAAGCCGGTCAAACTTGCCACAATTGAAAAGACGGATGCCTTTCGGGGGCCTGAACCCCAGCTCCAATAA
- a CDS encoding APC family permease — MSKHTKLGELPASAICGNDISSSCLYVSALSIVYAGQYAWISLLLVGGTLFLFRKIYGEVVGALPLNGGAYNVLLNSANKSAASLAACLTILSYVATSVISANEAMHYASSFVPSMPIMLATIGLLLLFFLLNLLGLKESSKAAVVIFITHLATLVILCAVCGWHVLTRGLDQFSINFATRSEYSVPFQLFAGFAAAMLGISGFESSANYVEEQGKGVFPKTLRNMWIVVTIFNPLIALLALSIVPLTEVPEHQESLLAYMGQTTGGNWLAWLVSVDAVLVLSGAVLTSFVGVSGLMKRMTLDRIFPQFMLVENRKQAPYFILLLFLVLCVAVLLSTGGNLRALAGVYTISFLSVMGLFGIGNLMLKLRRKRLPRPERATVGAVFLALIAVSAALVGNVLLNPQYVWVFAEYFVPTFLVALMMMDRSLLLTGFLSVILYFFRPLKRSIERLTSWTNRTIKEINDQEFVFFSKGDDIASLNRVMIYIQNNEETNRLRIVTVENEIFKAAESLHRDIETLDRAYPEIDITYERIDGSFGPELIEDLSRTWNIPTNFMFIGSPGQRFQYRIEELGGVRLII; from the coding sequence ATGAGTAAACATACAAAACTAGGGGAACTGCCGGCTTCGGCCATTTGCGGCAATGATATCAGTTCATCCTGTCTGTACGTATCGGCGCTCAGTATCGTCTATGCGGGTCAGTATGCCTGGATTTCGCTGCTACTGGTGGGTGGAACCCTGTTTCTGTTCCGGAAAATATACGGCGAAGTGGTGGGAGCCCTGCCGCTCAACGGGGGCGCGTACAACGTATTGCTCAACTCGGCTAACAAATCGGCGGCTTCGCTGGCAGCCTGCCTCACGATTCTTTCCTACGTAGCCACGAGCGTTATCTCGGCCAATGAGGCTATGCACTATGCGTCTTCGTTCGTACCGTCCATGCCCATTATGCTGGCAACGATAGGACTGCTGCTGCTGTTCTTTCTGCTGAACCTGCTCGGGCTGAAAGAATCCTCGAAAGCGGCCGTAGTGATCTTCATCACGCATCTGGCTACGCTCGTGATATTGTGCGCAGTCTGCGGCTGGCATGTGCTCACCAGGGGCCTGGACCAGTTCTCGATCAACTTTGCCACTCGATCCGAATATAGTGTTCCCTTTCAGTTGTTTGCGGGTTTTGCCGCGGCTATGCTGGGTATTTCAGGTTTTGAAAGTTCGGCAAATTACGTAGAGGAGCAGGGGAAAGGTGTATTCCCAAAAACGCTCCGTAATATGTGGATCGTTGTCACGATCTTCAATCCTCTCATTGCCCTGCTGGCACTCAGTATCGTTCCTCTCACGGAAGTGCCCGAACACCAGGAGTCCCTGCTGGCATATATGGGGCAGACAACAGGCGGCAACTGGCTGGCGTGGCTGGTTTCGGTCGATGCCGTTCTGGTGCTGAGCGGGGCCGTGCTGACCTCGTTTGTGGGCGTAAGCGGACTCATGAAGCGGATGACGCTGGACCGTATTTTCCCGCAGTTCATGCTCGTGGAGAACAGAAAGCAGGCCCCTTATTTTATCCTGCTCCTGTTTCTGGTGCTTTGCGTAGCGGTATTGCTCAGTACGGGCGGTAACCTGCGCGCGCTGGCGGGGGTCTACACCATTTCGTTCCTGTCGGTAATGGGCCTGTTTGGTATCGGCAATCTAATGCTCAAACTCCGGCGCAAGCGACTGCCCCGTCCCGAGCGGGCTACCGTTGGTGCCGTTTTTCTGGCGCTCATTGCCGTGAGCGCGGCCCTGGTGGGAAATGTACTGCTAAACCCGCAATACGTCTGGGTTTTTGCCGAATATTTTGTGCCTACCTTCCTGGTGGCGCTCATGATGATGGACCGCTCGTTGCTGTTGACGGGTTTCCTGTCGGTGATTCTGTATTTTTTCAGGCCGCTCAAACGAAGCATTGAACGGCTGACAAGCTGGACGAACAGGACCATCAAAGAGATCAATGATCAGGAATTTGTATTCTTCTCGAAAGGGGATGATATAGCTTCGCTGAACCGGGTAATGATCTACATCCAGAATAATGAGGAAACTAACCGGCTGCGTATTGTGACGGTGGAGAACGAAATATTCAAGGCCGCCGAAAGCCTGCACCGTGACATCGAAACCCTCGACCGCGCCTACCCCGAGATTGACATCACCTACGAACGTATCGACGGCTCTTTCGGTCCTGAACTGATCGAAGATCTGTCCCGCACCTGGAATATTCCAACCAACTTCATGTTCATCGGGTCGCCGGGGCAGCGCTTCCAGTACCGGATCGAAGAACTCGGTGGGGTGCGCCTGATTATCTGA